One Streptomyces sp. P9-A2 DNA window includes the following coding sequences:
- the eccD gene encoding type VII secretion integral membrane protein EccD has translation MTASTAATRTGGPGRTAPSGALPGLGFCRVTIVAPDSRIDVALPDDVPVADVYPEILRLSRQTAAEGAPVGYHLVRRDGTVLDSSRSFAAQRILDGELLTLRPFSESLPPAVIDDVSEAVASAVTRDRSLWHGDLTRAAGLVGGGVLPALLAFVVWNADPRHDMHGLPGILAGIAGVLLVVLGCVRARVYDDRAAAIALGLGALPAMGVAGSGLLSLSEGQGVGKLQFLLACAAVLVASVILALCSPRGDGPFVAFVAASGLALVTTFVALLRDWTPAEIAALCAPVAIGALAFLPGMSMRFARLPIGFEAPHTTSRAYGTDPEPHEPVDAERIETQARRGHELLVGLVGGCSLLAVGSALVLGFSDDLWALLLALATGIALLMRAQLFRYTAQVATLLAAGLGSLVALGIGLALNPPAALIREALTGDRTDLDIRTIWLVAAIAATSALITAIGLVASRSGLTPFWGRFLEIAEGFVLLTLVPLTLAVFDVYVTVRSMTG, from the coding sequence ATGACGGCCTCCACGGCGGCCACCCGCACGGGCGGACCCGGCCGGACAGCCCCGTCCGGGGCGTTGCCGGGGCTCGGCTTCTGCCGGGTCACCATCGTCGCGCCCGACAGCCGGATCGACGTCGCACTGCCCGACGACGTACCGGTGGCCGACGTCTACCCCGAGATCCTCAGGCTCTCCCGGCAGACGGCCGCCGAGGGCGCCCCGGTCGGCTACCACCTGGTCCGGCGGGACGGCACCGTCCTCGACAGTTCCCGCTCCTTCGCGGCGCAACGCATCCTCGACGGCGAACTCCTCACCCTCCGTCCCTTCTCCGAGTCGCTCCCGCCGGCCGTCATCGACGACGTCTCCGAAGCGGTCGCCTCCGCGGTCACCCGGGACCGGTCCCTGTGGCACGGCGACCTCACCCGGGCCGCGGGCCTCGTCGGCGGTGGCGTGCTGCCCGCCCTGCTCGCGTTCGTCGTCTGGAACGCCGACCCGCGGCACGACATGCACGGCCTGCCCGGCATCCTCGCGGGCATCGCCGGCGTCCTCCTCGTCGTTCTCGGCTGTGTCCGCGCCCGCGTCTACGACGACCGGGCCGCCGCCATCGCGCTGGGTCTCGGCGCACTCCCCGCCATGGGGGTGGCCGGCTCGGGCCTGCTGTCGCTCTCCGAGGGGCAGGGCGTCGGAAAGCTCCAGTTCCTGCTCGCCTGCGCGGCCGTGCTGGTGGCCTCGGTGATACTCGCCCTGTGCTCCCCGCGTGGCGACGGCCCGTTCGTGGCCTTCGTGGCCGCCTCGGGCCTCGCCCTGGTCACCACCTTCGTGGCACTCCTGCGGGACTGGACGCCGGCCGAGATCGCCGCTCTGTGCGCTCCTGTCGCCATCGGCGCCCTGGCCTTCCTGCCGGGCATGTCCATGCGCTTCGCCCGTCTGCCCATCGGCTTCGAGGCACCGCACACCACCTCGCGCGCCTACGGCACCGACCCCGAGCCCCATGAGCCGGTGGACGCCGAACGCATCGAGACCCAGGCCCGCCGCGGCCACGAACTCCTTGTCGGCCTGGTCGGCGGCTGCTCGCTGCTCGCGGTCGGATCCGCCCTCGTGCTCGGCTTCTCCGACGACCTCTGGGCGCTACTGCTGGCCCTGGCCACCGGAATCGCGCTGCTCATGCGGGCGCAGTTGTTCCGCTATACCGCGCAGGTCGCCACTCTGCTGGCCGCGGGGCTCGGCTCCCTGGTCGCGCTCGGTATCGGCCTGGCGCTCAACCCGCCGGCCGCCCTGATCCGCGAGGCCCTGACGGGGGACCGGACCGACCTCGACATCCGTACGATCTGGCTGGTCGCGGCCATCGCGGCGACGTCGGCGCTGATCACCGCGATCGGGCTGGTGGCCTCACGCAGCGGGCTCACACCCTTCTGGGGCCGCTTCCTGGAGATCGCCGAGGGCTTCGTCCTGCTGACGCTGGTGCCGCTGACGCTCGCCGTCTTCGATGTGTACGTGACAGTGCGGTCGATGACCGGCTGA
- a CDS encoding GNAT family N-acetyltransferase, with product MSALLDGDLSAASRVAGVSLTEYFVTDRARWLWQFRLAQMAADPGQARWMVRQAVVGDKGLVVGHAGFHGPPDEVGMVEIGYSVAPDFRRQGYARSALIELLRRATAETAVTTVRAAISPDNVASLATISGFGFVEVGEQWDEEDGRELVFEVPARRVPPA from the coding sequence ATGTCCGCTTTGCTCGATGGTGACCTGTCCGCAGCCAGCAGGGTGGCCGGGGTTTCGCTGACCGAGTACTTCGTGACCGACAGAGCACGGTGGCTATGGCAGTTCCGGCTCGCCCAGATGGCCGCCGATCCCGGCCAGGCGCGGTGGATGGTGCGACAAGCGGTCGTCGGCGACAAGGGTCTTGTCGTCGGACATGCCGGGTTCCACGGACCGCCTGATGAGGTCGGCATGGTCGAGATCGGCTACTCCGTTGCTCCCGACTTCCGTCGTCAGGGATATGCCCGATCCGCGCTGATCGAGTTGCTCCGCCGGGCAACGGCCGAAACCGCAGTGACGACTGTGCGGGCGGCGATCAGCCCCGACAACGTGGCATCCCTGGCCACGATCTCGGGCTTTGGCTTCGTTGAGGTCGGAGAGCAGTGGGATGAGGAGGACGGTCGCGAACTCGTCTTCGAGGTTCCTGCCCGCCGGGTTCCACCCGCTTGA
- a CDS encoding DUF6571 family protein: MPITYDDLMQVELGKLGTSVSDWKKAVAHLKQLETDARDGLKKKSDRARWEGVNAGVTREFVNKTAKEFADLRTEADSIFQVLDDAHHELETLQKSVRTLTDEAGEKGYTVQDNGDGTVSVGVRPESGADAKGGNGGKHGKDSTEEERQRYADSITRKIARAGDIDLSTRLALKRAHGNAPYNAGHAKYGSLNDAQVERALELAKRREDMTDRELAELNRLLRHNGREKDGEFSTEFFEGLGGPRQTLEFYAALSIDGTGEDASKTRLAGVQDLQKYMGHALANATDPYTPQSVRGDRQHLPSSWGAEFRKLGTQQIEWERGMWKKPYGYQVLGGLLRYGNYDPAFLAPIAEHVTQLHQDDPHRFLSNKPAGSDDRYGFNPSGKLGSGNDPLNSVLEALGHSPEAAERFFTEKPTAYNEDGTVKSGGKTDFKSYLALFTDKNFEWPIDRNTANVLADEEATSKALAFGPDALGHALEAAATGHPYNSDTIDPSVRHSTAQAKLVHDIVEKFATNPGLLTHNMNGDLEDAETGPLHALRDSLGNIAADYIGDFQRTMYLEGSDSKTFPVNGSPANLDFGNAQRFLGLVGQEPDAYSAITSAQQAYTANVVQEFLKAEGKSLTSEDGGRVGDLVAPGAAIAGIMSNARADAIYDYHTASNAEYNEAAADNAKWVNRILGLSTEAIPAPFSIVTEPVNWLAEDVTESVLKSVDKDTTDEAELSAGKEYSEGRKAATEAAAVAVTTYFSHLEDSDIETREAIERAVRTQAGVSHSDSAQWNSSGSGG, from the coding sequence ATGCCCATCACCTACGACGACCTCATGCAGGTGGAGCTCGGCAAGTTAGGCACCTCGGTGTCGGACTGGAAGAAGGCGGTCGCCCACCTGAAACAGCTCGAGACCGATGCACGTGACGGCCTCAAGAAGAAGTCCGACCGCGCACGCTGGGAAGGCGTGAACGCCGGTGTCACACGGGAGTTCGTGAACAAGACCGCCAAGGAGTTCGCTGACCTCCGCACGGAGGCCGACAGCATCTTCCAGGTCCTCGACGACGCTCACCACGAACTCGAAACGCTACAGAAGAGTGTCCGGACGCTCACCGACGAGGCCGGGGAAAAGGGTTACACCGTTCAGGACAACGGTGACGGAACGGTGAGTGTGGGAGTCCGGCCCGAGTCGGGCGCCGACGCGAAGGGCGGCAACGGCGGCAAGCACGGCAAGGACTCCACCGAGGAGGAGCGGCAGCGCTACGCCGACTCCATCACACGGAAGATCGCCCGTGCCGGCGACATCGACCTCTCCACCAGGCTGGCCCTCAAACGGGCGCACGGGAACGCCCCGTACAACGCAGGCCACGCGAAGTACGGGTCCCTCAACGACGCACAGGTCGAACGCGCTCTGGAACTCGCCAAGAGGCGCGAGGACATGACCGACCGGGAACTGGCGGAGCTGAACCGACTGCTGCGCCACAACGGACGCGAGAAGGACGGAGAGTTCTCGACCGAGTTCTTCGAGGGCCTGGGCGGACCGAGGCAGACGCTCGAGTTCTACGCCGCCCTGTCGATCGACGGCACCGGTGAGGACGCCTCGAAGACCCGCCTGGCCGGCGTACAGGACCTGCAGAAGTACATGGGCCACGCCCTGGCCAACGCGACCGACCCCTACACCCCGCAGAGCGTTCGAGGGGACCGGCAGCACCTGCCCTCGTCGTGGGGCGCGGAGTTCCGCAAGCTGGGCACTCAGCAGATCGAGTGGGAACGCGGTATGTGGAAAAAGCCCTACGGATACCAGGTCCTGGGCGGCCTGCTCCGCTACGGGAACTACGATCCGGCGTTCCTGGCACCCATCGCGGAGCACGTCACCCAACTCCACCAGGACGACCCTCACCGCTTCCTGTCCAACAAGCCCGCCGGCAGCGACGACCGCTACGGGTTCAACCCCTCCGGGAAACTCGGCAGCGGCAACGATCCGCTGAACAGCGTTCTGGAGGCACTTGGGCACAGCCCCGAGGCAGCCGAGCGGTTCTTCACGGAGAAGCCCACGGCGTACAACGAGGACGGCACGGTCAAGTCCGGGGGCAAGACGGACTTCAAGTCCTACCTCGCTCTCTTCACGGACAAGAACTTCGAGTGGCCGATCGACAGGAACACCGCCAACGTCCTGGCGGATGAGGAGGCGACGAGCAAGGCCCTCGCCTTCGGCCCGGACGCTCTGGGCCACGCCCTCGAGGCCGCCGCGACAGGGCACCCGTACAACAGCGACACGATCGACCCGTCGGTCAGGCACAGCACGGCACAGGCGAAGCTGGTCCACGACATCGTGGAGAAGTTCGCCACGAACCCGGGCCTGCTGACGCACAACATGAACGGCGACCTGGAGGACGCGGAGACCGGCCCCCTCCACGCCCTGCGCGACAGCCTGGGCAACATCGCGGCGGACTACATCGGCGACTTCCAGCGGACGATGTACCTGGAGGGCTCCGACAGCAAGACCTTCCCGGTCAACGGCTCCCCCGCCAACCTTGATTTCGGCAACGCGCAAAGGTTCCTGGGCCTGGTGGGCCAGGAACCCGACGCGTACAGCGCCATCACCTCCGCCCAGCAGGCATACACCGCGAACGTGGTGCAGGAGTTCCTGAAAGCGGAGGGCAAGAGCCTCACCTCGGAGGACGGCGGGCGCGTCGGGGACCTGGTCGCGCCGGGGGCTGCCATCGCGGGAATCATGAGCAACGCGCGGGCTGACGCCATCTACGACTACCACACGGCCTCGAACGCGGAATACAACGAGGCGGCAGCAGACAACGCCAAGTGGGTCAACCGCATCCTGGGCCTCAGCACGGAAGCCATCCCCGCCCCCTTCTCCATCGTGACGGAACCGGTCAACTGGCTGGCGGAGGACGTAACCGAAAGCGTCTTGAAGAGCGTCGACAAGGACACGACAGACGAGGCTGAACTGAGTGCAGGGAAGGAGTACTCAGAGGGCAGGAAGGCGGCTACGGAGGCGGCTGCCGTAGCTGTCACCACTTACTTCTCGCATCTTGAAGACAGCGACATAGAAACCAGAGAAGCCATCGAACGAGCAGTTCGCACCCAGGCGGGCGTCAGCCATTCTGACAGCGCTCAGTGGAACTCCTCTGGAAGTGGCGGTTGA
- the eccCa gene encoding type VII secretion protein EccCa has product MSQIVVKRPPRALPPEVPAGEVVVQPPPELPRGHQESVLMQLLPTLGMGGSVVFFFTSGQPFMRIMGMVMIASTIAMSIAMVVRFRRGSQGQLADLRRDYLSYLSRTRRTTLETAQAQRDAQYYLHPFPEQLWALVAEGSRVWERRPGDEDFAQVRIGLGPQSLATPLVAPETGPVDQLEPLTAGAMQRFVAVHSTLEDLPMAVSLRAFHHVVLGGEPDSVRSSARALTGSLASLHSPEDLIVAVATGREAARHWEWAKWLPHVQLSGVADGAGSRRLISGDPHEIEDLLASRLSGRPRFHANAAPLPDTPHIVVVLDGVSLPPDSMLANPEGLQGVTVVELAGGEQAVAHGDLSVLVRPRSLRLESAHGVVYEGTPDDLSYESAEALARQLAPLRMVSGGDDDEPLLANLEFTDLLNLGDAASVDTRRTWRPRSQAERLRVPIGVGEDGRPVMLDIKEAAQEGMGPHGLCVGATGSGKSELLRTLVLGLAVTHSSENLNFVLADFKGGATFAGMAQMPHVAAVITNLADDLTLVDRMGDSIRGELNRRQEMLRDAGNYANIHDYEKARAAGAPLQPIPSLLLVIDEFSELLTAKPDFIDMFVQIGRIGRSLGVHLLLASQRLEEGRLRGLETYLSYRIGLRTFSAAESRAALGVPDAYGLPNVPGSGFLKFGTDEMVRFKAAYVSGVHRSGSQGTGSADGPLPVDRRPVLFTAAEVPVRYAPVPRQGADSADGAGEVDDALADTVLDVVVRRLEAQGPAAHQVWLPPLDSPPSLDALLPGLTAVEGRGLTQPGYEGAGRLVVPVGIVDKPYEQRRDPLWVDFSGAAGHMQILGGPQSGKSTLLRSLICSFALTHTPHEVQFYGLDFGGGGMAAVAGLPHVGGIASRLDPEKVRRTVAEVYGILTRREEYFRTSGISSIAEFRTRRARGDISVTDQPWGDVFLVIDGWGNFRADYEALDQVILDIAARGLGHGVHLVLSASRSMEVRSALKDSLLNRLELRLGDTMDSELDRKVAANVPTGVPGRGQAPQKLHFMAAVPRIDGLTSDTDLADATAALTAEVSRHWQAPGAPAVRLLPREFPAEQLPPGNRFPERGVAFALDENNLEPVFVDFDQDPFFLVFGESESGKSNLLRLLIKQLTTRYPGDECKLFVVDNRRSLLGVTPASHLAEYIPMSNAMEHHMAALADLMKRRNPTADVTARQLRERSWWQGPMVYVVIDDFDLVATSSGNPLSGLTELLPFARDVGVRFIIARSTAGASRASYEAFMQRVKELGAQGVVLAGDPAEGDVLGGVRPRPMPAGRGVFVSRRRGRPLVQTGLVAEEAL; this is encoded by the coding sequence GTGAGCCAGATCGTCGTCAAGCGTCCGCCGAGGGCGCTGCCGCCGGAAGTTCCCGCGGGCGAGGTCGTCGTGCAGCCGCCGCCCGAACTGCCTCGGGGGCATCAGGAAAGCGTGCTGATGCAGTTGCTGCCGACGCTCGGCATGGGTGGCTCGGTCGTCTTCTTCTTCACCAGCGGGCAGCCGTTCATGCGCATCATGGGCATGGTGATGATCGCGTCGACGATCGCCATGTCGATCGCGATGGTGGTCCGCTTCCGTCGCGGTTCCCAGGGCCAGCTCGCCGATCTGCGCCGCGACTACCTGAGTTACCTGTCGCGGACCCGCCGGACCACCCTGGAGACGGCGCAGGCGCAGCGTGACGCCCAGTACTACCTCCACCCCTTCCCGGAGCAGTTGTGGGCGCTGGTCGCCGAGGGCAGCCGGGTGTGGGAACGGCGGCCGGGTGACGAGGACTTCGCGCAGGTCCGCATCGGTCTCGGCCCGCAGTCCCTGGCCACCCCGCTGGTCGCCCCCGAGACGGGCCCGGTCGATCAGCTGGAGCCGCTGACGGCGGGCGCGATGCAGCGGTTCGTCGCGGTCCACAGCACCTTGGAAGACCTCCCGATGGCAGTCTCCCTGCGTGCCTTCCACCACGTCGTACTCGGTGGCGAACCGGATTCCGTACGGTCCTCGGCCCGTGCTCTGACCGGTTCGCTGGCCTCGTTGCACTCCCCCGAGGATCTGATCGTCGCGGTCGCGACGGGCCGGGAGGCGGCGCGGCACTGGGAATGGGCCAAGTGGCTGCCGCACGTGCAGTTGTCCGGTGTCGCGGACGGCGCCGGCTCCCGCCGTCTGATCAGCGGCGATCCCCACGAGATCGAGGATCTCCTGGCTTCACGGCTGAGCGGCCGGCCCCGCTTCCACGCGAACGCCGCGCCCCTGCCGGACACCCCGCACATCGTCGTCGTCCTCGACGGCGTGTCCCTCCCGCCGGACTCCATGCTGGCGAACCCCGAGGGCCTGCAGGGCGTGACGGTCGTCGAGCTGGCCGGGGGCGAGCAGGCCGTCGCCCACGGTGACCTCTCCGTCCTCGTACGGCCTCGTTCGCTGCGCCTGGAGTCGGCGCACGGTGTCGTCTACGAGGGAACGCCCGACGACCTGTCGTACGAGTCCGCGGAGGCGCTGGCCCGGCAGTTGGCGCCGCTGCGCATGGTCTCGGGCGGGGACGACGACGAACCGCTGCTGGCGAACCTGGAGTTCACGGATCTGCTGAACCTGGGCGACGCCGCCTCCGTCGACACCCGGCGCACCTGGCGGCCGCGGTCCCAGGCGGAACGGCTGCGGGTGCCGATCGGCGTCGGCGAGGACGGCCGTCCGGTGATGCTCGACATCAAGGAGGCGGCCCAGGAGGGCATGGGCCCGCACGGTCTGTGCGTGGGCGCCACGGGTTCCGGCAAGTCGGAACTGCTGCGCACGCTGGTGCTGGGGCTCGCGGTCACCCACTCCTCCGAGAACCTGAACTTCGTCCTCGCGGACTTCAAGGGCGGCGCGACCTTCGCGGGTATGGCGCAGATGCCGCACGTGGCGGCCGTGATCACCAACCTGGCGGACGACCTCACCCTCGTCGACCGCATGGGCGACTCCATCCGCGGCGAACTCAACCGCCGCCAGGAGATGCTGCGCGACGCGGGCAACTACGCCAACATCCACGACTACGAGAAGGCGCGCGCGGCGGGCGCACCGCTCCAGCCCATCCCCTCGCTGCTGCTGGTCATCGACGAGTTCAGCGAACTGCTGACGGCGAAGCCGGACTTCATCGACATGTTCGTGCAGATCGGCCGCATCGGCCGGTCGCTGGGCGTGCACCTGCTGCTGGCCTCGCAGCGGCTGGAGGAGGGACGGCTGCGCGGCCTGGAGACGTACCTCTCGTACCGCATCGGTCTGCGCACCTTCTCCGCCGCCGAGTCGCGCGCGGCACTGGGCGTGCCGGACGCGTACGGACTGCCGAACGTGCCCGGCTCCGGCTTCCTGAAGTTCGGCACCGACGAGATGGTCCGCTTCAAGGCGGCGTACGTCTCCGGCGTCCACCGTTCCGGCTCGCAGGGGACCGGGTCCGCGGACGGCCCGCTGCCGGTGGACCGGCGGCCGGTGCTGTTCACGGCGGCCGAGGTCCCGGTGCGGTACGCGCCGGTGCCGCGGCAGGGCGCGGACTCGGCGGACGGCGCCGGCGAGGTGGACGACGCGCTGGCGGACACCGTGCTGGACGTCGTCGTCCGCCGGCTGGAGGCCCAGGGTCCGGCGGCCCACCAGGTGTGGCTGCCGCCGCTGGACAGCCCGCCGTCGCTGGACGCGCTGCTGCCCGGCCTCACCGCCGTGGAGGGCCGGGGTCTCACCCAACCCGGCTACGAGGGTGCCGGACGGCTGGTGGTCCCCGTCGGCATCGTCGACAAGCCGTACGAGCAGCGCCGCGACCCGCTGTGGGTGGACTTCTCGGGCGCCGCGGGCCACATGCAGATCCTGGGCGGTCCGCAGTCCGGCAAGTCGACGCTGCTGCGCTCGCTGATCTGCTCCTTCGCACTCACCCACACGCCCCACGAGGTGCAGTTCTACGGACTGGACTTCGGCGGTGGCGGCATGGCCGCGGTGGCCGGACTCCCGCACGTCGGCGGCATCGCCTCGCGACTGGACCCGGAGAAGGTACGGCGTACGGTCGCGGAGGTCTACGGCATCCTGACCCGTCGTGAGGAGTATTTCCGCACCTCGGGCATCTCGTCCATCGCCGAGTTCCGGACCCGGCGTGCCCGTGGCGACATCTCGGTCACCGACCAGCCGTGGGGCGACGTCTTCCTGGTCATCGACGGCTGGGGGAACTTCCGTGCCGACTACGAGGCACTCGACCAGGTGATCCTCGACATCGCCGCCCGGGGCCTCGGCCACGGTGTCCACCTGGTCCTGTCGGCCTCCCGCTCGATGGAGGTGCGGTCCGCGCTCAAGGACAGCCTGCTGAACCGGCTGGAGCTGCGGCTCGGCGACACGATGGACTCCGAACTGGACCGCAAGGTGGCCGCGAACGTCCCCACCGGGGTGCCCGGCCGCGGTCAGGCACCGCAGAAGCTGCACTTCATGGCGGCGGTGCCGCGCATCGACGGCCTGACCTCCGACACGGACCTGGCGGACGCCACCGCCGCGCTGACGGCCGAGGTCTCCCGGCACTGGCAGGCGCCGGGCGCGCCCGCGGTCCGCCTCCTGCCGCGCGAGTTCCCGGCGGAGCAGCTGCCCCCGGGCAACCGTTTTCCGGAGCGCGGCGTCGCCTTCGCGCTCGACGAGAACAACCTGGAACCCGTCTTCGTCGACTTCGACCAGGACCCGTTCTTCCTCGTCTTCGGCGAGAGCGAGTCCGGCAAGTCGAACCTGCTCCGCCTGCTGATCAAGCAGCTGACGACGCGTTACCCCGGTGACGAGTGCAAGCTGTTCGTCGTGGACAACCGACGCTCCCTGCTGGGCGTCACACCGGCCTCCCACCTCGCCGAGTACATTCCGATGTCCAACGCCATGGAACACCACATGGCGGCCCTGGCCGATCTGATGAAGCGCCGTAATCCCACCGCCGACGTGACCGCACGGCAGCTCCGGGAGCGCAGCTGGTGGCAGGGGCCGATGGTCTACGTGGTCATCGACGACTTCGACCTCGTCGCCACGTCGAGCGGCAACCCGCTCAGCGGCCTGACGGAACTGTTGCCGTTCGCCCGGGACGTGGGCGTTCGCTTCATCATCGCGCGCTCGACGGCGGGCGCGAGCCGCGCCTCGTACGAGGCCTTCATGCAGCGCGTCAAGGAGCTGGGCGCCCAGGGCGTCGTCCTGGCGGGCGACCCGGCCGAGGGCGACGTCCTGGGCGGGGTCCGGCCGCGGCCGATGCCCGCGGGGCGGGGCGTGTTCGTGTCCCGGCGGCGGGGGCGACCGTTGGTACAGACGGGACTCGTTGCGGAGGAGGCGCTCTGA